Proteins from one Rosa chinensis cultivar Old Blush chromosome 7, RchiOBHm-V2, whole genome shotgun sequence genomic window:
- the LOC112180069 gene encoding uncharacterized protein LOC112180069 isoform X2, with protein MLCIFTVHMVPSVAVSCLSLSQYAYHSNHMSKHISLSKYRRDIRRGCITRSQILPSVLGDADGLRVFVLSDLHTDYTENMKWIKDLSSVRYKNDILIVAGDVSETYKNFIMTMSLLKNKFEHVLYVPGNHDLWCRREGEIYLDSHQKLNKVLDACRGLGVETNPIVLDGLGIIPLLSWYHESFDKEEEITNIHIPPLEMACKDFKACKWSGELSNGDTSLALYFDAMNEKNQNVIKEIQNTCSQIITFSHFVPRQELCPEKRMLFYPKLPKIIGSDCLEVSAGSISLPKGTEEENEWG; from the exons ATGCTCTGCATTTTCACCGTACACATGGTACCAAGTGTTGCTGTATCTTGCTTGAGCTTATCGCAATATGCTTATCATTCAAACCACATGTCAAAACATATATCATTGAGTAAATATAGAAGAGACATAAGGAGGGGTTGCATTACAAGGTCTCAAATTTTGCCTTCAGTTCTTGGGGATGCTGATGGGTTACGAGTATTTGTGCTCTCAGATTTGCACACTGACTATACTGAAAACATGAAATGGATCAAGGACTTATCGTCCGTCAGATACAAGAATGATATTCTTATTGTTGCTGGTGATGTTTCTGAGACATACAAGAACTTTATAATGACCATGTCTCTCTTGAAGAATAAATTTGAACATGTCCTTTATGTTCCTGGGAACCATGACCTCTGGTGCCGTCGGGAGGGAGAAATTTAT CTTGATTCTCATCAGAAGTTAAATAAAGTGCTAGATGCGTGTAGAGGACTTGGAGTTGAGACAAATCCAATAGTTTTAGATGGCTTGGGAATTATTCCTTTGCTCTCATGGTATCATGAG AGCTTTGATAAGGAGGAGGAAATAACCAATATCCACATTCCACCTCTAGAGATG GCATGCAAGGACTTTAAGGCATGCAAATGGTCTGGGGAACTGTCAAATGGAGATACCTCGCTTGCTCTGTATTTCGATGCAATGAATGAGAAGAATCAAAACGTGATCAAGGAGATCCAGAACACATGTAGCCAAATAATTACCTTTTCTCACTTTGTCCCCAG GCAAGAGCTGTGTCCAGAGAAAAGAATGCTATTCTATCCGAAGCTTCCAAAGATTATTGGCTCTGATTGTCTTGAG GTATCTGCAGGCTCCATTAGCTTACCCAAGGGAACGGAAGAGGAGAATGAATGGGGGTGA
- the LOC112180069 gene encoding uncharacterized protein LOC112180069 isoform X3: MLFICQAVIVLLDSHQKLNKVLDACRGLGVETNPIVLDGLGIIPLLSWYHESFDKEEEITNIHIPPLEMACKDFKACKWSGELSNGDTSLALYFDAMNEKNQNVIKEIQNTCSQIITFSHFVPRQELCPEKRMLFYPKLPKIIGSDCLEVRIRSIHGVEGSASACHVFGHTHFCWDAVLDGIRYLQAPLAYPRERKRRMNGGENWLPFCIYSNGKLSDRLSPCYWSDYYSSNPRTPHNTKLAPWVARFYNQT, encoded by the exons ATGCTATTTATTTGCCAGGCCGTTATAGTGCTT CTTGATTCTCATCAGAAGTTAAATAAAGTGCTAGATGCGTGTAGAGGACTTGGAGTTGAGACAAATCCAATAGTTTTAGATGGCTTGGGAATTATTCCTTTGCTCTCATGGTATCATGAG AGCTTTGATAAGGAGGAGGAAATAACCAATATCCACATTCCACCTCTAGAGATG GCATGCAAGGACTTTAAGGCATGCAAATGGTCTGGGGAACTGTCAAATGGAGATACCTCGCTTGCTCTGTATTTCGATGCAATGAATGAGAAGAATCAAAACGTGATCAAGGAGATCCAGAACACATGTAGCCAAATAATTACCTTTTCTCACTTTGTCCCCAG GCAAGAGCTGTGTCCAGAGAAAAGAATGCTATTCTATCCGAAGCTTCCAAAGATTATTGGCTCTGATTGTCTTGAGGTTCGTATAAGGTCCATCCATGGGGTTGAAGGAAGTGCATCTGCATGTCATGTGTTTGGTCACACACATTTCTGCTGGGATGCTGTGCTTGATGGTATCAG GTATCTGCAGGCTCCATTAGCTTACCCAAGGGAACGGAAGAGGAGAATGAATGGGGGTGAAAATTGGTTGCCATTTTGTATCTATTCTAATGGAAAGTTGTCTGATAGGCTTTCGCCGTGTTATTGGTCTGATTATTACTCTTCCAACCCAAGAACACCTCATAACACTAAACTTGCCCCTTGGGTTGCCAGGTTTTATAACCAAACATGA
- the LOC112175132 gene encoding probable aquaporin TIP3-2: MPQPARRYAFGRADEATHPDSIRATLAEFIATFIFVFAGEGSILALGKIYKDSDTSVSELIAIALAHAFSLFSAISASINISGGHVNPAVTFGALLGGRISVVRAFYYWVAQLLGAIVASLLLRLVTNGMRTVGFNVAPGVGEWHGLILEIVMTFGLVYTVYATAIDPKRGGLGTIAPLAIGFIVGANILVGGPFDGASMNPARAFGPALVGWRWRNHWIYWVGPFIGGGLAALMYEYMVIPTEAPHHTHHQPLAPEDY; encoded by the exons ATGCCGCAGCCTGCTCGTAGATACGCGTTTGGGAGGGCCGACGAGGCTACCCACCCCGACTCCATCAGAGCTACTTTAGCTGAATTCATTGCCACTTTCATCTTTGTCTTTGCTGGGGAAGGCTCTATCCTCGCTCTTG GGAAAATTTACAAGGACAGCGACACATCAGTGTCTGAGCTGATAGCCATAGCTCTTGCACAtgcattctctctcttctcagcCATCTCAGCCAGCATTAACATCTCTGGTGGCCATGTCAACCCTGCAGTAACCTTTGGTGCTCTTCTCGGTGGAAGGATATCGGTTGTTCGCGCCTTTTACTACTGGGTCGCTCAGCTCCTTGGGGCTATTGTGGCTTCCCTTTTGCTAAGGCTTGTCACAAATGGCATG AGAACAGTGGGGTTCAACGTTGCCCCCGGTGTTGGCGAGTGGCATGGGCTAATACTAGAGATTGTGATGACATTTGGGTTAGTTTACACCGTATATGCTACAGCCATTGATCCCAAGAGGGGTGGCTTGGGAACTATAGCACCTCTGGCCATTGGATTCATTGTTGGCGCAAATATCCTGGTGGGTGGGCCGTTTGACGGGGCATCCATGAATCCGGCAAGGGCATTTGGACCAGCCCTGGTAGGGTGGAGATGGAGGAACCACTGGATCTACTGGGTTGGACCATTTATAGGTGGGGGGTTGGCAGCTCTCATGTACGAATACATGGTCATACCAACAGAGGCTCCCCACCACACACATCACCAGCCCTTGGCTCCCGAGGACTACTAG
- the LOC112180069 gene encoding acyl-carrier-protein phosphodiesterase PptH isoform X1, with translation MLCIFTVHMVPSVAVSCLSLSQYAYHSNHMSKHISLSKYRRDIRRGCITRSQILPSVLGDADGLRVFVLSDLHTDYTENMKWIKDLSSVRYKNDILIVAGDVSETYKNFIMTMSLLKNKFEHVLYVPGNHDLWCRREGEIYLDSHQKLNKVLDACRGLGVETNPIVLDGLGIIPLLSWYHESFDKEEEITNIHIPPLEMACKDFKACKWSGELSNGDTSLALYFDAMNEKNQNVIKEIQNTCSQIITFSHFVPRQELCPEKRMLFYPKLPKIIGSDCLEVRIRSIHGVEGSASACHVFGHTHFCWDAVLDGIRYLQAPLAYPRERKRRMNGGENWLPFCIYSNGKLSDRLSPCYWSDYYSSNPRTPHNTKLAPWVARFYNQT, from the exons ATGCTCTGCATTTTCACCGTACACATGGTACCAAGTGTTGCTGTATCTTGCTTGAGCTTATCGCAATATGCTTATCATTCAAACCACATGTCAAAACATATATCATTGAGTAAATATAGAAGAGACATAAGGAGGGGTTGCATTACAAGGTCTCAAATTTTGCCTTCAGTTCTTGGGGATGCTGATGGGTTACGAGTATTTGTGCTCTCAGATTTGCACACTGACTATACTGAAAACATGAAATGGATCAAGGACTTATCGTCCGTCAGATACAAGAATGATATTCTTATTGTTGCTGGTGATGTTTCTGAGACATACAAGAACTTTATAATGACCATGTCTCTCTTGAAGAATAAATTTGAACATGTCCTTTATGTTCCTGGGAACCATGACCTCTGGTGCCGTCGGGAGGGAGAAATTTAT CTTGATTCTCATCAGAAGTTAAATAAAGTGCTAGATGCGTGTAGAGGACTTGGAGTTGAGACAAATCCAATAGTTTTAGATGGCTTGGGAATTATTCCTTTGCTCTCATGGTATCATGAG AGCTTTGATAAGGAGGAGGAAATAACCAATATCCACATTCCACCTCTAGAGATG GCATGCAAGGACTTTAAGGCATGCAAATGGTCTGGGGAACTGTCAAATGGAGATACCTCGCTTGCTCTGTATTTCGATGCAATGAATGAGAAGAATCAAAACGTGATCAAGGAGATCCAGAACACATGTAGCCAAATAATTACCTTTTCTCACTTTGTCCCCAG GCAAGAGCTGTGTCCAGAGAAAAGAATGCTATTCTATCCGAAGCTTCCAAAGATTATTGGCTCTGATTGTCTTGAGGTTCGTATAAGGTCCATCCATGGGGTTGAAGGAAGTGCATCTGCATGTCATGTGTTTGGTCACACACATTTCTGCTGGGATGCTGTGCTTGATGGTATCAG GTATCTGCAGGCTCCATTAGCTTACCCAAGGGAACGGAAGAGGAGAATGAATGGGGGTGAAAATTGGTTGCCATTTTGTATCTATTCTAATGGAAAGTTGTCTGATAGGCTTTCGCCGTGTTATTGGTCTGATTATTACTCTTCCAACCCAAGAACACCTCATAACACTAAACTTGCCCCTTGGGTTGCCAGGTTTTATAACCAAACATGA